In a single window of the Bactrocera dorsalis isolate Fly_Bdor chromosome 2, ASM2337382v1, whole genome shotgun sequence genome:
- the LOC125776733 gene encoding uncharacterized protein LOC125776733, with product MDVEETQTASNTVRSEIAIPKASAAPVAAPRTRVMRPPPSAEAVREMREEQLLEPQGPPCCSLCHRPHALKRCSIFKSMKPAQRKQVARAHGHCMTCLADDHATIECWADGACQYCQRPHHTLFYRFPRRANPSESSTNTRTRPRSDAIRRRRSSQSTTTRTRPSPPRHAHRQHQRRSTGLSAVLSTLQQLQQLLAD from the coding sequence ATGGACGTAGAGGAGACCCAAACCGCCTCCAACACCGTAAGGTCCGAAATCGCTATACCCAAAGCGTCGGCTGCACCCGTTGCCGCTCCAAGGACCAGGGTTATGCGACCACCGCCATCCGCCGAAGCAGTCAGGGAGATGAGAGAAGAGCAGCTATTGGAGCCACAGGGGCCTCCATGTTGCAGCCTGTGCCATCGCCCACACGCCCTGAAACGATGCTCCATTTTTAAGAGCATGAAGCCCGCTCAACGaaaacaggttgcaagagcccATGGGCATTGCATGACCTGCCTGGCAGATGACCACGCCACCATAGAGTGCTGGGCCGACGGCGCCTGTCAATATTGCCAGAGGCCCCATCACACTCTATTCTATCGTTTTCCGCGCCGTGCCAATCCGTCGGAAAGTAGCACCAACACACGTACCAGACCACGCAGTGATGCTATCCGGCGTCGACGAAGCAGCCAATCAACCACAACGCGTACACGGCCATCTCCGCCACGCCACGCTCATCGTCAGCACCAACGACGCTCAACAGGGTTGAGCGCTGTACTCAGTACACTACAACAGCTGCAACAGCTCCTAGCCGattaa